ATTACAGGGCTGTGATTAGAGGGCCCCATAGCAACCTGGTGACACAGTCCCAGCCCCTACCATTGCCTTGCTGTGTGTGCCTCTAAGAAGAGTGGTGGGGATGTCTGGTTCCTTACAGTTTGGCCCTGGGGATGCTGTTCTCCTGAGTTTATTCATTGTCTGTCTCTGGCTAGTGTGCACAGCTCCGCTCTGTATAGGGCACGTGCCTCGGTtcattagagcaggggttctcaacaaaaatgactaaataaCCCTAGGAGTGGGGACCTGAGCCGGCTGGGGGAGGTCAAAGCCAAAGGCCCAAGAGCTTCatgttgggggggcagggtgctgtAACCTGAACTCattcacccagggctgaagcagaagcctgagccctgggcGGTGACAGTCTGACGCTGGCCCTGGCGACCCATAGCATTAGAGGGAAATGGCTGAAATGTACCAGCCTGGgatacgcaggaggtcagacttgccCTAAAGTAGGAATGAATCTATAGCTTCTTCCATGCTAGATTGCTGAGGAGCAGGAGACCGCTGTGGTGTGACTTCTGCTACCTGTGCCTCATGGGCGTGTAATGCTGCCTAAGTGGAGTCCCCATCTCCTGTCCCTTCCATTTCCTGGTGCAGTGCCCTGCCCTGTGCCATTCGGTATCTTCTGCTAGGGACCTTGGGCAGTGACTTCTAGGGAACAGTCCTGTCCAGAAGGGATAGAAATAGATGAGGCTTTTCATGGAGCTAATCTGCCACCCTTTGTTTCCAGACATAACCTGGATGTGTGCCAGAACCTTGGCTCTGCAGCCCTGAATCTCTCTGGTGCCTGCAGTGTGGATTTGTAGCTAGTCCCTCACTGGTGACACACTAGTGTTGTGTGGGGCGTTGGTGTTGGACAGCAAGATCTCTGGGGTCTGGGCCCTTAGGAAAGGCCCTTGGTTCGTGCTCCCATAGAAACAGTTGGGAATGTAGCCCTAGGCTAGCAGCAACTGGCTAGAGTTCATGGCCTCTCCCTGGGCACGGGTGGGGCTGAGAATTCAAGTCCCTGAGAAACAGATTGCCTGGTACGCCTTTCGCTTAGTTTTGGATGGATGTTTTCGGAGCTTAAAGATAAGCAGAGGAATCTTCCCAGCACGAATTGTGCCCTAGGAgtgggtgtgtatatatagcacAGGCGCCTCTTGGCTTTGCTTCAGGAATAGTTTTTGGGGAGGCTTTCCAGAAGAGCACCTTCCCGGACCCAGGAGTAGCTGTCGCCAACAGGCAGGGAGTTCTTTCCCTGCACCACAGGTGTCCTGCCCCAGTGGTGTCTGCAGGCCCTTTTGCTCAAAGTGTTGCTCTGTGCTGGTGGCCCTGGGCCAGATGGCATGAGCTTCTCTCTTAGTCCTAGAGTTGCCCTTTTAATGGTGTCTTTGCTCCCATTTCAGGATTTTGGGGGAGGGCAGTACTGGGCTCATGGGCCTGGCAACAGAGTCGACCCCGGGCAAGCGGATCCGCAAGCCGTCACTGCTCTACGAGGGTTTCGAGAGCCCCACCATGGCGTCGGTGCCAGCCCTGCACCTGCCTCAGGTGAACCCTCCACCACCGGAGGTGTCCAACCCCAAAAAGCCTGGCAGGGTCACCAACCAGCTGCAGTATCTCCACAAAGTGGTGATGAAGGCCCTGTGGAAACATCAGTTCGCCTGGCCTTTCCGCCAGCCGGTCGATGCTGTCAAGCTGGGCCTGCCGGTAATGAGCCCTGTGGGCTGGGCATGGGAGTGTCTGAGGCCCAGAGGGTGggaggtgcgtgtgtgtgtgtgtgtgtgtgtgtgtccccagtTGATCTTTATTGGCTGGGGGAGTGTGTGCAGTTCCAAGGGTGTTCAGAGGATGCCTCATTCAAATATTGCTTCACCGTGTGGCCTAACTTAAAGTATTCTcttcccccaccgccccccagccTGACAGTCCCAGGGACAGCACTGTCCCATCCTGGGATCTGTGCCACAAAGATGCAGCTGCAGGTGCCTGGGCTGTGCCATCCCCAACTCCTCCTTCCTGACCTGTGGTGTTCTCTCAGCCGGTTCCATGCTGTCCCAGAGCTGAGGGTCTCCAGGTCCCTGTAGATCCGGCCTGCTTGGCTTGTCCTGGGAGCTTCCCCAGAACAGCCGCTCCTCCCTACTGCTCCCTCCAAAGGTGTGGATGAGGTGAGGCAGCCGCTTTACAGGTAACCCAGACACTTCCCCACCTAATCTCTTGTGCCCTGAATGCGTTTTGCAGATTCCCATCCATGAATTTGTAGAAGACATCACGTGACCCCAATATTAAACGCCAGCCCCCCGTGCACCTGTGGCGCTCAAGGATTTAAAGCCCGGAGGTAAATTCCACTTAGGTTTGCTCTTTCCTTAGCTTTAGTCTCCCAGCCCCTGTCGCACCCCGCCTGGGACTGGAGTAGTCCAGGTTGTTGGGTCACTGGGACCACAGCCATTCATGGTCACCAGCTGTCCCAGTAGCTTAGGCTTCTCCCGGCAGAGCTGATCTCCACTCTGGGGTGCGCAGGGGTCCCCGTCCCTGAGACACACGGGAAGTTCTTTGTACGCGAGGCTGAATCCAGCATTGGCTGGAACGCTGCAGGCACCCTAGGAAGTGTTCCTGAGGCAATACAACCCCTGTCCTTTGCCAGGTGACTTGAATGTAGAAACCGGAATGAGATCTGTGTGCATGAATGACATTACACAGCTCCTGTGTCCGTGTGCTGCTCTTGGGTATTTCTGGACTGAGATGCCACCCCCCTCCTTTGATCGTTTGCCTCTGGGGTGCGGGTGTGACTGGGATCCTTGTTGTAGGGCTCACGCCTTGTGACTGATCTCCTGGCCCCTTGTGCTCTTCTGCTGGCAGGATTATCACAAGATCATCAAGCAGCCCATGGACATGGGGACCATCAagcggcgcctggagaacaactATTATTGGGGGGCAGCAGAGTGCATGCAGGACTTCAACACCATGTTCACCAACTGTTACATCTACAACAAGGTGAGAGCCAGCCCTCCCTGCAGTGCTCttgtcacagagtccccaggcgatgctctgacctgctccctaccaagccagccaggactctgggggagtctcctttctgggagcagcctgtctgcaggacacgcagctcacccggcttcccccttcctgggtctgacctcggagcattcagcatcccctgccccaccgtgcgcttcccacagccagtccacccaggtgggatcctgggggggccagagggtcctgccccccaactccgcagtcagaggtgactctcagccagccagtaaaacagaaggtttatgagacgacaggaacatggtctaacacagagcttgtaggtacagagaaaagGACCCCTCAGGCGGGTCCATTTTGCGGGGGCAGTGAAACTGactcttcctccaccccctcctcctctgggctttgtccctttccccacctgattcctttgttctccaaccctttagctctcaccttgcaggggggaagggccaagCCGTCAGTTGCCAGGAggcagagtgtcggccatttatgtaccctggcccttcgatctgcaacaattacaccctcTTATCCCatcacctagagacttaagaaatgcctagggcaaactgaggcacccctacagtattcagaggaaacattaagaacagtcccacttcgtcacagctCTTCTTCTTGGGCTTTCCCTGGAGCCGGCgtgagccccagccccttccctgctccctctaATCCCTCATCTCTGCGTTGGCCTGCAGCCCACGGATGACATTGTGCTGATGGCCCAGACCCTGGAGAAGATTTTCCTGCAGAAAGTGGCTCAGATGCCCGCAGAGGAGCAGGAGATTGTCATCACCGTGGCCAAGAACAGCCACAAGAAGGGGGCTTCCCGGGCGGCAGGTACATGAGCTCTGTGATGGGGAGACTAGCTGGAGTTGGctccagcgggggtggggggcagtaggCAGCAGCTCCGGTGTGGGGGCGAGCAGATCTCAGAATGAGGAATGAGTGTCCCCCTGGAAGGGTGGtctggaaatggggggggggggggatgtcatGGTTAGAGatgggtgggctgggagccaggactcctgggttccatggtCAGTTGTGACATTGGGCCAGTCCTTGTGTGGTGGTGACTATATTCCCAGGTGCTGGTGCTAACTGGTGCTTGCGtattcccccagctctcctggcaGGAGCAGTTACTGCAGCTCACCAAGTACCCGCAGTCTCCTCGGTCTCACACACCTCGCTCTACACCCCAAGCGCTGAGATCCCCGCCACTGTGCTCAGTATTCCCCACCCCTCGGTCATCTCTGCACCGCTTCTCAAATCACTGCACTCCGCTGCCTGCCAGCCAGTGCTGGCCGTGCCTGCTCCCACGCAGCCCGTGGCCAAGGTAGGCACCCACCTGTCTGGCATAGGGCTGGGGGTGGTCGAGTGAGACGCTGGTGAGACTTGCAGGGGAATTGGTGGGTCAGCCCTCTGGGGCAAGGGGATTTGGCTGGGTTGAGCTATCTGCAGCCTGTCCTGCTGTGAAGAGGGTGGCGTTTGCAGACCTGGAGGAAGGGGCTGTGCTTGGTTGGCCATGTGGGGGTCAGAAAATATTTGGCTGTAGGGGTGCTGTTCGCATTTGGGCTGCGAGGCAATGGGGCTTCTGCAGTTGGTCCGCATGGGATGGGTGCTGGGTGGTTTGGGGCTTCAGTTAGTCCTGCATGGAACTGGGGGGCTGGCTCAGCGCACTGCTCACTttctctgtccctgccccacagaagaAGGGTGTGAAGCGAAAAGCGgacaccaccacccccaccaccacagccATCATCGCCACTAGCGGGGAGTCGTCCCCGTCGGCCCCCCTTCTGGAGCCCAAAGCGGCCAAGATCCCCACCCGGCGGGAGAGCGGGCGCCCCATCAAGCCCCCCAAGAAGGACCTGCCCGACTCGCAGCAGCACCAGACCTCCAAGAAGGGCAAGCTGTCCGAGCAGCTCAAGTATTGCAATGGCATCCTCAAGGACCTGGTGTCCAAGAAGCACGCTGCCTACGCCTGGCCGTTCTACAAGCCCGTCGACGCCTCGGCCCTGGGGCTGCACGACTACCACGAGATCATCAAGTGCCCCATGGACCTCAGCACCATCAAGgtacagctgcaggaagggagggaaaggggttCTGGGAACCTCCGGGTGTGTCCTGGAGTCTTCTTCTGGGGATTGGGAGAGAGCTTAGTCCCAAGGCATCATTGACGTACACCTGGGAAGGAGGCATCCCAGAAACCTCCGTTGCCATCCAGGTATGAGCTGAGGCCTTCCTGGTGCGGGTCTACAGG
This portion of the Dermochelys coriacea isolate rDerCor1 chromosome 14, rDerCor1.pri.v4, whole genome shotgun sequence genome encodes:
- the BRD2 gene encoding bromodomain-containing protein 2 isoform X3 translates to MLQNVNPHNKILGEGSTGLMGLATESTPGKRIRKPSLLYEGFESPTMASVPALHLPQVNPPPPEVSNPKKPGRVTNQLQYLHKVVMKALWKHQFAWPFRQPVDAVKLGLPDYHKIIKQPMDMGTIKRRLENNYYWGAAECMQDFNTMFTNCYIYNKPTDDIVLMAQTLEKIFLQKVAQMPAEEQEIVITVAKNSHKKGASRAAALLAGAVTAAHQVPAVSSVSHTSLYTPSAEIPATVLSIPHPSVISAPLLKSLHSAACQPVLAVPAPTQPVAKKKGVKRKADTTTPTTTAIIATSGESSPSAPLLEPKAAKIPTRRESGRPIKPPKKDLPDSQQHQTSKKGKLSEQLKYCNGILKDLVSKKHAAYAWPFYKPVDASALGLHDYHEIIKCPMDLSTIKDVFEFSYAKMPDEPLDTNPPSAALSGALSKSSSEESSSDDEDEDEDEDDEESSSESSSESEESSDSEEERANRLAELQEQLRAVHEQLAALSQGPVSKPKKKRERKEKRKKKKSEKHKGRGGDEEARARQAQLKKAKKAGGSSGGTSGSSSSSITKNSSKVLKAALPAPPMLYDSEEEEESKPMTYDEKRQLSLDINKLPGEKLGRVVHIIQSREPSLRDSNPEEIEIDFETLKPSTLRELERYVLSCLRKKPRKPYSETMKKPVGKTKEELALEKKRELEKRLQDVSGQLNSTKKPPKKANEKPESAQQVPVSRLSASSSSSDSSSSSSSSSSSDTSDSDSG
- the BRD2 gene encoding bromodomain-containing protein 2 isoform X2, with the protein product MRILGEGSTGLMGLATESTPGKRIRKPSLLYEGFESPTMASVPALHLPQVNPPPPEVSNPKKPGRVTNQLQYLHKVVMKALWKHQFAWPFRQPVDAVKLGLPDYHKIIKQPMDMGTIKRRLENNYYWGAAECMQDFNTMFTNCYIYNKPTDDIVLMAQTLEKIFLQKVAQMPAEEQEIVITVAKNSHKKGASRAAALLAGAVTAAHQVPAVSSVSHTSLYTPSAEIPATVLSIPHPSVISAPLLKSLHSAACQPVLAVPAPTQPVAKKKGVKRKADTTTPTTTAIIATSGESSPSAPLLEPKAAKIPTRRESGRPIKPPKKDLPDSQQHQTSKKGKLSEQLKYCNGILKDLVSKKHAAYAWPFYKPVDASALGLHDYHEIIKCPMDLSTIKRKMENREYHDAQEFAADVRLMFSNCYKYNPPDHDVVAMARKLQDVFEFSYAKMPDEPLDTNPPSAALSGALSKSSSEESSSDDEDEDEDEDDEESSSESSSESEESSDSEEERANRLAELQEQLRAVHEQLAALSQGPVSKPKKKRERKEKRKKKKSEKHKGRGGDEEARARQAQLKKAKKAGGSSGGTSGSSSSSITKNSSKVLKAALPAPPMLYDSEEEEESKPMTYDEKRQLSLDINKLPGEKLGRVVHIIQSREPSLRDSNPEEIEIDFETLKPSTLRELERYVLSCLRKKPRKPYSETMKKPVGKTKEELALEKKRELEKRLQDVSGQLNSTKKPPKKANEKPESAQQVPVSRLSASSSSSDSSSSSSSSSSSDTSDSDSG